From the genome of Fusobacterium varium, one region includes:
- a CDS encoding LytTr DNA-binding domain, whose product MIKIGTDIKENLLILLREVLDYEFIEYKRSNVDFQIFIIDIASEEADMKIKDIFLKGIPIIVVLGKNDIQKMRTLFLNKQVADCILRHDIYEIEKSIDRLKNSQIKYTQFYLNDIYQKGILEFSEVTYINYCRVSRRVQFNILNKEIFTLKINFSTVETSLIEFTNFYKVERGTIVNINLIKYLDYKEEKILFKDLSELYISKIKLKEIEENTFITKNKLYLRNTQ is encoded by the coding sequence ATGATTAAGATAGGGACAGATATTAAAGAAAATTTACTGATTCTCTTAAGAGAAGTTTTAGATTATGAATTCATAGAATATAAAAGGAGTAATGTAGATTTTCAAATTTTTATAATAGATATCGCTTCTGAAGAAGCAGATATGAAGATAAAAGATATTTTTTTAAAAGGAATTCCAATTATTGTTGTTCTTGGAAAAAATGATATTCAAAAAATGCGAACTTTATTTTTAAATAAACAGGTTGCAGATTGTATTTTAAGACATGATATTTATGAAATTGAAAAAAGTATAGATAGATTAAAAAATTCTCAGATCAAATACACTCAATTTTATTTAAATGATATTTATCAAAAGGGAATTCTTGAATTTTCAGAGGTCACATATATAAATTACTGTAGAGTATCAAGAAGGGTACAATTTAATATTTTGAATAAAGAGATTTTTACATTGAAAATTAATTTTTCTACTGTTGAAACCAGTTTAATTGAATTTACTAATTTCTATAAAGTTGAACGAGGTACTATAGTAAATATTAATTTAATAAAATATCTCGACTACAAAGAAGAAAAGATACTATTTAAGGATTTGTCAGAACTATACATAAGCAAGATAAAACTAAAAGAAATAGAAGAGAATACTTTTATAACTAAAAATAAATTATATTTGAGAAATACTCAATAA
- the hupA_1 gene encoding HB: MKEIEFIKELKEKRELRSMKIAKNKVDIFWEGIVDVLKTNEKLEFKGWGKFEVKETKERIFSNPRTKKIEKIPAQKKITFKQGKNLKRSFNTKVKE; encoded by the coding sequence ATGAAAGAAATAGAATTTATAAAAGAATTAAAAGAAAAAAGAGAATTAAGAAGTATGAAAATAGCAAAAAATAAAGTAGATATTTTCTGGGAAGGGATAGTTGATGTTTTAAAGACAAATGAAAAACTTGAATTTAAAGGCTGGGGTAAATTTGAAGTGAAAGAAACAAAAGAGAGAATCTTCAGCAATCCAAGAACGAAAAAGATAGAAAAAATACCAGCACAGAAGAAGATTACATTTAAACAAGGAAAAAATTTAAAAAGAAGTTTTAATACAAAAGTAAAAGAATAG